The Planococcus liqunii genome includes a region encoding these proteins:
- a CDS encoding carboxypeptidase M32 has translation MTLEQQFTEHVGKMRAYQEALSLLYWDLRTGAPKKGIDLRSETIGTLSSELFALSTSDTFGELLTSLEAEKDGMDVVVRRSVEEARKEYDLSKKIPPEEYREFVVLQSKAESVWEDAKAASDFSMFEPYLEKLVSTTKKMIGYWGEKNGSAYNTLLDQYEPGMTTEILDEVFGTLRGRIIALVQKIADSEHKPETGFLFGHFPKEAQRDFSFQILEQLGYDFEAGRLDETVHPFMTTINRHDIRVTTKYDEKDFRTAVFGTIHECGHALYEQNLSEKLSGLPVETGSSMGIHESQSLFFENFVGRNDKFWSNNFGLLKEYAAGQFEGVDVADYWRAINESKPSLIRIEADELTYALHIMIRYELEKGLFNGDIAVKDLPQLWNDKYEEYLGIRPSNDAEGVLQDVHWAGASFGYFPSYALGYMYAAQFKNAMLKDLPNYDELLEAGNVAPIREWLTEKVHQHGAVKKPLEILQDATGEGLNADHLAGYLEEKYSKIYQLN, from the coding sequence ATGACATTGGAACAACAATTCACCGAGCACGTCGGCAAGATGCGCGCTTATCAGGAAGCACTTTCATTATTGTATTGGGATCTTCGCACCGGAGCGCCGAAAAAAGGCATCGATTTGCGTTCAGAAACGATCGGAACCTTGTCGTCGGAGTTGTTTGCACTGTCGACTTCGGACACATTCGGCGAGCTGCTCACGTCATTGGAAGCGGAGAAAGACGGCATGGATGTGGTGGTTCGCCGTTCCGTCGAAGAAGCCCGCAAAGAATACGATTTAAGCAAGAAAATTCCACCAGAAGAATACCGGGAATTTGTTGTGCTGCAGTCCAAAGCAGAATCTGTCTGGGAAGATGCCAAAGCTGCAAGTGATTTCTCCATGTTCGAGCCTTATTTGGAAAAATTGGTCTCAACGACGAAGAAAATGATCGGCTATTGGGGCGAGAAGAACGGCAGTGCTTACAACACGCTACTGGATCAATACGAACCCGGCATGACGACGGAAATCCTGGATGAAGTTTTTGGCACTCTGCGTGGACGCATCATTGCCCTTGTCCAAAAAATTGCCGATTCGGAGCACAAGCCGGAAACCGGTTTTTTGTTCGGCCATTTCCCAAAAGAAGCCCAGCGTGATTTCAGCTTCCAAATTCTTGAGCAATTGGGCTATGACTTTGAAGCGGGCCGTTTGGATGAAACGGTTCATCCGTTCATGACCACCATCAACCGGCACGATATCCGGGTGACGACAAAATACGACGAAAAAGATTTCCGCACCGCCGTATTCGGCACCATCCACGAATGCGGACATGCGCTATACGAACAGAACCTCAGTGAAAAATTGTCCGGCTTGCCGGTAGAGACCGGTTCTTCCATGGGGATCCACGAATCGCAGTCGCTGTTTTTCGAAAACTTTGTTGGACGCAACGACAAGTTCTGGAGCAACAACTTCGGTTTGCTGAAAGAATATGCTGCAGGCCAGTTTGAGGGTGTGGATGTAGCCGATTACTGGCGCGCCATCAACGAGTCGAAGCCATCGCTCATCCGCATTGAAGCGGACGAACTGACATATGCGCTTCACATCATGATCCGCTACGAACTGGAAAAAGGCTTGTTCAACGGCGATATTGCTGTGAAAGACCTGCCGCAGCTTTGGAACGATAAATACGAAGAGTATTTGGGAATCCGCCCGTCAAATGACGCAGAAGGCGTGCTGCAGGATGTCCACTGGGCAGGCGCAAGTTTCGGCTATTTCCCTTCCTATGCACTCGGTTATATGTATGCGGCTCAATTCAAAAATGCCATGCTGAAAGATTTGCCGAATTACGATGAATTGCTGGAAGCCGGAAACGTTGCGCCGATCCGTGAATGGCTGACCGAAAAGGTTCACCAGCACGGCGCTGTAAAAAAACCGCTCGAAATCCTGCAGGATGCAACCGGTGAAGGCTTGAACGCCGACCATCTGGCGGGCTATTTGGAAGAGAAGTATTCCAAAATCTATCAATTGAATTAA